A genomic segment from Bacteroidota bacterium encodes:
- a CDS encoding iron-containing alcohol dehydrogenase family protein — MSHKNFKSIEKTVFGRGSFSQLDEIIAPKRSENNKYFVYIVDNYFKGKSLATKLQNKPEDTVYFIDVDPHEPTTEQIDQLRDEILAGKGLPSGVIGIGGGSIMDIAKALALMLCNEGPSQQYQGLNLIKKPGVYHVGVPTISGTGAECSMTAVLTGPEKKLGLKCEWTIFDQVILDSELTATVPVDKWFYTGMDTFIHCIESRDGILNNAYSMAYGEQSLKLCRDIYSSEAAGQSPENDDKLMVASLMGGLSLTYSEVGVCHALSYGLSKIFGEKHCYANCLAFQHLADYYPAGVAEFNTMLAKHNITLPQGLSKNWSDEDITAMAHVAYNLPHMWNHAIGTDWKDKVTIDTIKDLFKRM, encoded by the coding sequence ATGAGTCATAAAAATTTTAAGAGTATAGAAAAAACCGTTTTCGGTCGTGGTAGTTTTAGCCAACTGGATGAAATTATAGCCCCGAAACGCAGCGAAAACAATAAATACTTTGTATATATTGTAGATAATTACTTTAAAGGAAAAAGTTTAGCCACTAAACTGCAAAACAAACCCGAAGATACCGTTTACTTTATAGATGTTGATCCGCATGAGCCAACCACTGAGCAAATAGACCAGTTACGCGATGAAATATTAGCGGGCAAAGGTTTACCAAGCGGTGTAATTGGTATTGGCGGAGGTTCTATTATGGATATAGCCAAAGCATTGGCTTTAATGCTTTGCAACGAAGGCCCCTCGCAACAATACCAGGGTTTAAACCTGATAAAAAAACCGGGTGTATACCATGTAGGCGTGCCTACTATTTCAGGAACAGGAGCCGAATGCTCTATGACGGCTGTACTAACCGGGCCTGAGAAAAAATTGGGTTTAAAATGCGAGTGGACGATATTTGATCAGGTAATACTGGACTCTGAGCTTACTGCGACTGTACCGGTTGACAAATGGTTTTATACCGGAATGGATACTTTTATACATTGTATTGAAAGCCGTGATGGTATTTTAAACAATGCATACAGCATGGCTTATGGCGAACAAAGCTTAAAACTTTGCCGCGATATTTATTCAAGCGAAGCCGCAGGACAAAGCCCTGAAAACGATGATAAGTTAATGGTTGCTTCTTTAATGGGAGGTTTAAGTTTAACTTATAGCGAAGTAGGTGTTTGTCATGCTTTGAGTTACGGCTTAAGCAAAATATTTGGCGAAAAACATTGTTATGCCAACTGTTTGGCGTTTCAACACCTGGCCGATTATTACCCGGCAGGCGTAGCAGAGTTTAATACCATGTTGGCCAAACATAATATTACCTTGCCGCAAGGTCTGAGTAAAAACTGGTCGGACGAAGATATAACCGCTATGGCTCACGTAGCTTATAACTTGCCACACATGTGGAACCATGCCATTGGAACTGATTGGAAAGATAAGGTGACTATTGACACCATTAAGGATTTATTTAAAAGAATGTAA
- a CDS encoding aminotransferase class I/II-fold pyridoxal phosphate-dependent enzyme, translated as MAGNEYFGAEERKEVNDVLETGILFRYNHDAQRNNIWKAKEFEAEVAKLVGAKYAHAVSSGSTAVSCALAAAGVGAGDEVIVPPFTYIATVEAVIFAGALPVFAEIDETLCLSAAGIKKAITPKTKAIVLVHMCGQMAQMDEIMAVVKEHNLVLVEDAGQAMAASYKGTSTGLFGKTGCYSFDFFKIATAGEGGVMVTNDETAYKLADNYADHGHDHVGSNRGMENHPVLGFNYRISELHAAVGLAQTRRVPMIREANNKHKKYMMAELGKIAGVNFATIPDANGDSATFLNILMPNTAAAKATVEEFNKNGVAGFNYWFTNMYHFINQWDHIKEGRVAAKTNVQLLGAPQDYKNLDIPKTQETVGRLISFGIKATWTQEELTALVAKMSTSIQAALSQTA; from the coding sequence ATGGCAGGAAACGAATATTTTGGCGCAGAAGAGCGCAAAGAAGTAAACGATGTATTAGAAACAGGTATTTTATTTCGTTATAACCACGATGCACAACGCAACAATATATGGAAAGCAAAAGAGTTTGAAGCAGAAGTAGCCAAACTGGTAGGTGCTAAATATGCACATGCCGTAAGCAGTGGCAGTACTGCCGTAAGTTGTGCATTAGCCGCAGCAGGTGTTGGCGCAGGCGATGAAGTAATAGTACCTCCATTTACCTATATAGCCACTGTTGAAGCCGTTATATTTGCAGGTGCATTACCTGTTTTTGCCGAAATAGATGAAACCCTTTGCTTAAGCGCAGCAGGTATTAAAAAAGCCATTACACCTAAAACCAAAGCCATTGTTTTGGTACACATGTGTGGTCAAATGGCTCAAATGGACGAAATAATGGCCGTAGTGAAAGAGCATAACCTTGTTTTGGTAGAAGATGCAGGCCAGGCCATGGCAGCCAGCTACAAAGGAACTTCAACAGGTTTGTTTGGTAAAACAGGTTGCTATAGTTTTGATTTCTTTAAAATAGCCACCGCAGGCGAAGGTGGCGTAATGGTAACCAACGATGAAACCGCTTATAAATTAGCCGATAATTATGCCGACCACGGACATGACCACGTTGGCAGCAACAGAGGTATGGAAAACCATCCGGTTTTAGGTTTTAATTACCGCATTTCAGAGTTGCACGCAGCAGTGGGTTTGGCGCAAACACGCAGAGTGCCTATGATTCGCGAAGCCAACAACAAACACAAAAAATACATGATGGCCGAGTTAGGAAAAATTGCAGGGGTAAACTTTGCCACCATTCCTGATGCCAATGGCGACTCAGCTACCTTCTTAAATATATTAATGCCCAATACAGCTGCTGCCAAAGCAACTGTAGAAGAGTTTAACAAAAATGGTGTAGCCGGCTTTAACTACTGGTTTACCAATATGTACCATTTTATTAACCAATGGGATCATATTAAAGAAGGCCGTGTAGCTGCTAAAACAAACGTACAGTTATTAGGGGCTCCGCAAGATTACAAAAACCTTGATATACCAAAAACACAGGAAACAGTAGGCCGTTTAATATCATTCGGTATTAAAGCCACTTGGACACAAGAGGAGCTAACAGCTTTAGTAGCTAAAATGAGCACTTCTATACAAGCCGCATTATCACAAACAGCTTAA